In Bradyrhizobium sp. 200, the sequence TTGAAGCTCTTACGGCATTTCTTTTCGTTCTTAGCGTCGGCATCCTTGTTGCCCATACCCTTGACGCCTTTCGGTCGTAGGGCGGCGTCACCTGTTCGGCTTCAGCCGCATCTCTACAATCCGGCGCCGGTTCACTCGTCGCCGAAGGCGTTGTTACCATTAATCACTCCGGTCCAATTCGGACGGACTTACCCAGCCGACCGATGCTCAGTTTCCCTTAACCGAGCTCGGCAGCCGGCGCCTATGCCGGTCGATCGGCCTGGTACGCCTTCTCTTTCGATGTATGAGCCGATGCGCTCGATCAACATGTCGATGCGATTGGAAGACCATTGCTCCGCACGCACACTGGAACGATGGACAATGGTTAATAAACCGTCACCGCGCTGTAATTAACGCCAGCCTATATTCCGCAGCCTAACGCCGCACCCCGGTGTCAAACAGTTCCCCGCGTTTGGTGCTGCGCGACCCCCTCGCGCGGCTGTGGCTGGCTTTTGCCCTTTTTTGAAATGGAGATTTTCGATGGCTCTTGGTCCCGGCTCGATTGCTTTCATCGCATTCAATGCGGATGGAAACGACGGCTTCGCCTTCATTGTGATCGACCCGATTGCTGCCGGAACGATCATCCGTTTCAGCGACAATGAATGGAACGGCTTGGCAATCGGATCTGGCGGCGCGTTCAACACGGGCGAGGGTGGTCTGACATGGACGAATGGCGAAAGCGAACTGGCCGCGGGAACGATTGTCGAATTCCTCAATACATCGTCTGCCGGCACGCGCAGCGCCAACATCGGCACAATTTCCGGCGGAACGATCGCGCTCGGTAATTCCGACGAGTCGATCTACGCTTTCGTCGGAACCTCCGAGAGCGCTCCGGCCACTTTCCTGACCGCGGTCACCAACACCAATGGCGGCTTCAATTCCGCAGCCAGCGGTTCGCTCGCTGGTACGGGACTAACCGCAGGTTCGACGGCTCTGGTGCTGCCCCGGACAGACGGGGCCGATGTCGCCGCTTACGACCCAACTCTGGGCGGCCTCTATTTCGCGTCGCGCGCCGCCGCCCTCGCAGCCTTCAATTCGACCACCAATTTTGTCGCCCAGAGCGGCAGCGGCGATCAGAATGCCGACGAAACCACGCCCGACGCGCCGTTCCTCACCGATCCGCAGTCGCCAATCGCGGGCGTGACCTTCACGATCCAGTCAGGCACGCCGCCGCAGACGGTTGCCTTCGCCACCGGTTCGGTCCCCGTCTCTCATGCCGAGAGCAATGCCGGAACAACGGCCTTCAGCTTTACTGTCGAGCGCACCGGTGGCACCACCGGCGACGTCAACTTCAGCGGCCAACTGACCTCGGCGGCCGCCAACGCCGCTGATTTCAATGGCGCTGCGGCCGTGCCGTTCGCATTCAACGGGACAATACCTGCCGGCCAGGCCTCGGTAACCGTAACTATCCAGATCAATGGCGACACCACGGTCGAACCTGACGAGAATTTTACGCTCACCCTGCAGACGGTCTCAAACAGCGACGCTGCGGTATCGACCTCGCTTGGCGCGCAGGCAACGGCAAACGGCACAATTCAAAACGACGATGCCGCCGCGCCTGGAAACGTGATCGGGGGCATCACGATCCTCGACGAGGCGCCGTCGCTGCAGGGCGACGCCGTGACGCCGACTGCCACAAACGAAATTCAGCTTGTTCGCCTCGGCAACTATGTACCTGCCGCCGGTACCAACGCCGAAGTGGTTTCGTTCGATCCGACGACGGACCGCGCTTACGTGCTCAACACCATCGGCAACACGATCGATATCGTTGCGATCGACGCAAGCGGCGCGGTGAGCCTCGTGTCATCGATCGACCTGACCGTCCTTGACGGTTTTAACGGGGCAAATTCGGTCGCGATCAAGAATGGCATTCTTGCGGTAGCCTATGCCAGCGAAGTGCCAGGCGCGAACGGCTTTGTCGCTTTGTTTGACGCCAATGGCGCGCTTATCAACACCGTGGAAGTGGGGGCTGGTCCCGACCAGGTGGTGTTCACCGCTGACGGTTTGAAACTGCTGGTGGCAAATGAAGGAGAGCCCGGTACGATCGCATTGCCCGGCGGCGGCTCCCAATTGATCAATCCGGAGGGCAGCGTTTCCATCATCGACCTTTCCGGCGGCGGCGCCAACGCAGCCGTGGCCAGCACGATTTCGTTCGACGGCCTCGACGGTTTCGAGGCGGTGCTGAAACAGGCCGGCGTCGCGCTGTTGACCGGCCAGACGGCATCGGCCGATATCGAGCCGGAATACATCACGGTGTCGCCGGACGGCACGCGCGCTTACGTTACGTTGCAGGAGGTGAATGCCGTTGCCGTGATCGATTTGACCGATCCGGCCGCAACCAAGCCGCTTGCAATCCTGCCGCTGGGTGGCGTCGACCGCAGTCTCGCCGGCAATGCCTTCGACGGCATCGATCGCGGCGGAATCAATATCCAGAACGCCGATGTCGTCGGCCTGCTTCAACCAGATGCGATCGCGAGCTTTGCGGTCGGTGGCGAGACGTACTTCGTCACCGCCAATGAGGGCGATGCGCGGGTGGAACTCGATGACGAGTCCAATCTCGCTGACGTGGCGCTGGACCCGACAGCCTATCCGAATGCGGCGGCGCTCCAGAACAACACCACCGGCCTCGGCCGGCTTCGTGTCCGTTCGGATCTCGGCGATACCGACGGTGACGGTGACATCGACCAGGTCTTCGCTTACGGCGGCCGCGGCATTTCGATCTTCAAGCAGAATGCCGATGGAACCATCACCAAGGTTCGCGAGACCGGCGGTGAGTTCGAGGCGATTATCGCACGCGATTTTGCAGCGCGCTTCAATATCGACACCGCCGAGGGCGGTGGAGGCGGCGCCACCGACAACCGTTCCGACAACAAGGGTCCGGAGCCGGAGGGGGTCGATATCGGCGTCATCGATGGCCGCACCTACGCCTTTGTCGGCCTCGAGCGCGTTGGCGGTGTCATGGTCTATGATGTCACCGATCCGGCCAATGCCACATATGTCGGCTACCAGCCGCCGCTTGCCGGCGAAGGCAATGCACCCGAAGTCACCAGGTTCATCAGTGCCGCAGATAGTCCGACCGGCACGGCGCTCGTGCTTACCGCCAATGAAGGTAACTCAACCGCCGGATTTGCGGGCGCAGGGCTGACCGTCTATGCGGCCCTGCCGCAGGGCTACACCCAGGAGGTTCGTGTCGCGTCGTCGTCGACCAGCGTGTCGCAGCTGGAAGGCAACACCGGCACCACTGCGTTCACCTTCACCGTCGAGCGCACCAATGGCACCATCGGTTCGGTCGATGTGACGTTGCAATTGGCGGCGGGTGCGGCCAACGGCGCCAACGCGCAGGACTTTGCGGGCGTCATGAACCTGCCGAGCAACGTCACGGTCACCATTCCCGCCGGCCAGGCGTCGGCGACGGTGACGATCAACGTCGCCGGCGATACCGCATTTGAAGTCAACGAGACCTTCACGGCCACCATCACCGGCGCGACGACGACAGAGCAGGGTGTCACCGCTGCGGTGAGCGCCACCCAGGCGGTCGCGACCGGCACGATCCAGAACGACGACGCGATGCATATCTACGACGTTCAAGGCGCGGGACACCGCTCGGCATTCGTTGGGCAGCAGGTGACCGTGCGCGGCATCGTCACTGCCATTGACGCATCGGGCACCGAGAACGGCGGCAACAACCCGGTCGGCTATTATATTCAGGACGCGGTCGGCGATGGCGACTACCGGACCTCGGATGGCGTCTTTGTTTTCCTGGGAACCGGGGCCAGCGTCACGATCCCGAGCGGCATCGTCGTTGGCGCGGAAGTGCAATTGACCGCGACCGTCAGCGAATTTGCCAGCACGAACCAGCTTTCGACGACGCAGCTCAATCCGGTGGCAGGCACGACGAGCGTCCTGTCTACCGGCAATGCATTGCCGACCGCCGTGCGGGTCGGTGACGTCGACAACCTCACGACTGGCCTTGAGCGCAAGCCAGCCCTGGTGTCGCTCGGCGACGATGATGTCGACACCGCTCCCCCGGCCGGCACCTACGATCCGGTGAACCAGGGATCGGATTTCTGGGAATCGCTGGAAGGCATGCGCGTCACGCTTGAAGATGTGCGCGTCACCAGTCCCTTCCACTCGGCCTTTGACGAGCAGTTCGTCACTCCGGACGTCGGCGCCAACTCCTCGACTAATTCGCGGGGCGGCCTGACCATCAGCGACACGACGCCCGGTACGACACAGCCGGCCGACAAGGTGTTCGACTTCAATCCGGAACGTATTCAACTCGACGACGAGGCGGGCGTAGCGCTGCTGACCAACCTTCAGACCGGCGATCATCTGGGCGATGTGACCGGCGTCGTCAACTACGCAAATGGCCAGTACGAGGTCAACACGACCGAGGCCTATGGTCCGGTGACCGCCGCGAACCTGCAAAAGGAAACCACCACCATCGTGGAGAATCTGGACCGGATTCGCGTTGCCACCTTCAATGTCGAGAACCTGGCGCCGGTCGGCCAACCGGTGGATGGCGTCGCGACGCCGGCAAGCAAGTTCGCTGGCCTCGCTGCCGCAATTGTCGGCAACCTCAAGTCGCCCGAGATCATTGCGCTCCAGGAGGTGCTGGACAATGACGGTGCCACCAGCTCAAGCACCACAAGCGCTTCGGAGACCCTGTCGCAGCTCATCGACGCGATTGCCGCTGCCGGCGGACCGCGCTATGTGGCTATCGACTCGCCGCCGATCGACAACATTGGCGGTATCCCGAACGGCAATCAGCGCGTCGCCTATCTGTACGATCCGGAGGCGGTTTCGCCGACCGCGCGCAACGGCCTGACAGACATCGTCAGCGACGCTGATGGTGTGAAGGTGCAGCAGTTCGCGAGCGCCAACCAGATCGGGCAGGGCAATACCGACTTCACCGCCACGCGCAAGTCGCTGCCGATGGAATGGTCGCCGGTGGGCTACACCGACGAGCAGGGCGGCACATTCTGGACCGTCAACAACCATCTCTCCTCGAAGGGTGGTTCGGCGCCGCTCTACACCAGCTTGCTGGACCTGCCGCTTTATGCCGACCCGATCAACGGATCCGCGCAGCAAACCGGTACGTCGAACGAACGTGAGGGGCAGGCCGAAACGATCAACGCGTTTGTCGATGGTTTGCTGGCCAACGGATCGGCGACCGATGACCGGATCGTTGTGTTGGGCGACCTGAACGACTTTCAGTTCTTCCCGGTCGTCGACCTCATCACGGGCCAGCTCACTCGTACCACGGCGAGCCCGGACGGGACTCCGAGCATCTTCACGCCCGGCACCGCGGTGCTTTCTGAACTGATCAGCAAGCTCCCTGAGAACGAGCGCTACTCCTACAATTTCGACGGCAACGCGCAGGCGCTGGACCACATCCTGGTTTCGAACAACCTGTTTGACAGCGCTCAGTTCGATATCGTGCACATCAATTCGGAGTTCATCGACCAGCTTTCCGATCACGATCCGTCAGTGTCGTCGCTGGTGATGTCCCGTTCGGCTGCGATCGCGACCGCGGGCAACGACGTGTTCGACCAGGCCGCGTATACTGCGAAGTTCGGCGCGCGCGGGAGCCTCGCCGGCAATGATACGATCAACGGCCTTGGCGGCGATGATCGCATTGCCGGCGGTGGCGGCAATGACGTGCTCGATGGCGGCGCCAATGGTGGGGCTGGCGACATTGCGGTATTCACCGGCGCGCGTAGCAACTATGCGGTTACCCTGCAGGGCGGTTCGTTCGTCATCACCGATACCCGCACCGGCTCTTCAGACGGTATCGATATCATCACGAACGTCGAGAGGTTCGAATTCGCGGACCGGACGCTCACGGCCGCTGAGTTGACTGATGCAACAGGGCCCACGCTCACCGGTGCGACGCCGGCGGACAATGCGACCGTGGTCGCGGCTGGAAACAACATCGTGCTCACCTTCGACGAAGCGGTTGCGGCAGGCACCGGAAACATCGTCATCAGCAACGGAGCGGGCGACATCCGGACGATCGCGATCAACGACGCCTCGCAGGTCACGATCTCCGGCAACACCGTCACCATCAATCCGACCGCCGATCTGGCCGCCGGAGCCGCTTACGACGTCACGCTGGCCTCGGGAGTGATCACTGACGTCGCCGGCAACGCTTTCGGCGGCATCGCGCAGGATCAACTCGACTTCACCGTTGCGGCGCCTCTGACCTACAAGCTGCAGATTCTGCATGCGTCGGATTTCGAGGCTGGCTTGAAGGCGATCGACGATGCGCCGCGCTTCGCAGCCATTGTGGACCGGCTCGAGGATACGTTTGCCAGCTCGATCACGCTGGCATCAGGCGACAACTACATTCCGAGCCCGTTCTTCAATGCAGCCAGTGACCCGGCGTTGGCGGCGTTTTTCCCGCCGAGCATCGGCCGTGCCGATATCCGCATCCTGAACTCGATCGGGATCGAGGCGTCCGTCATCGGCAACCACGAGTTCGATCCGGGCCCGCGCGATGTGCAGAATCTCATTCGCCCCGTCGCTGATCCCGACGGCGCCGGACCGCTCGGCGGTTACGAAGGAACCCAATTTGCCTATCTCGCCGCCAACCTGAATTTTGCCGGCGAGCCAGACCTGGCGCCCAACGCCCAGACCACGCCGCTGACGGAAGCGACGTTTGGCGTAGGCCCAAGCGGCGGACGCCGGATCGCGCCCTCGACCATTCTCGAGGAAAACGGCGAAAAGATTGGCGTTGTCGGTGTCACCACGCCAGTGTTCGAAGACATCACGACGCCGGGCGGCGTCCGGATCGTCGGTCCGCGCACGCTGGAAACCGACGCCGACTTCATCGCGCTGGCGGCGACTATCCAGCCGGCGATCGATGCGCTCATCGCCCAAGGTGTCAACAAGATCATTATCGTTTCGCAGCTACAGGAACTGGAGAACGAGCAGAAGCTCATCACCTTCCTACGCGGCGTAGACGTTGTCATCGCCGGCGGCTCGAACACGCTGCTCTCCGACGGCAACGATGTTCTCCGTCCGGGCGATGTCAGCGAAGGCGAGTACGCGCAGATCATCGCCAACGCCGAAGGCAAGAACACTGTTCTCGTCAACACCGACGGCAACTACAAGTATGTCGGCCGGCTTGTGCTCGAATTCGATGCCAACGGCGACATCATCCCAGGCAGCCTCGATCCGAGCATCAATGGCGCCTACGCCACTGACGATGCGGGTCTGGCCCGTGTTTATGAAGGTTCCGGCATCGATCCGTTCGCCGAAGGCTCGCGCGGCGACGCCGTGCGCGATGTCACCACCGTGATCGACGGCATTATCACCCAGAAGGATGCGGTTACCTTCGGCCGCACCGACGTTTACCTTGAGGGTCGACGTGGCGAGGTGCGTTCGCAGGAAACCAATCTCGGCAACCTCTGGGCCGATGCGAACCTGTGGTACGCCAAATCCGGCTACGACGACGCCGTTCAGATTTCGATCAAGAATGGTGGCGGCATCCGCGACTCGATCGGCTCGATCAGCTCCGAGGGCGATGGTGCGGAACTGCCGCCGGCTGCAAATCCGGAAGTTGGCAAGGAAGCGGGCGAGGTCAGCCAGCTCGACATCGAGAACTCGTTGCGCTTCAACAACGCGCTCAGTCTCGTCACCTTGACGCCGCAGCAACTGCTTGAGGCGCTTGAAAACGGTGTTTCCAATCCGGGCGGCATCTTCGCCCAGGTGGGTGGCCTCCGTTTCAGCTATGATCTGACCCGCCCCGTCGGTGACCGGATTCGCTCGGTCTCGCTGGTCGATGAAAATGAACACGTGATTGCGGTCGTTGTCGCCGACGGTGAGGTGGTTGCGGACGCTCCGGCGGCGATCCGCATGGTAACGCTGAGCTTCCTGATCGGCGGGGCGAACCCCAACGCCCCTGGCGGGTTCAACCGGCCTGACGGTTTCCGGTTCGCCGAGTACATCGCGGCCAACCCGGCGTTTGCCAATCGCATCGATCTGTCTCCGGATAATTTGCCGGCAGACGATGTGGCGGCCCGTACCGGTGCTGCCACGTTCACCGACGATGGCTTCGAGCAGGATGCACTGGCCGAGTATTTCGCGGCAAAATTCGCGGATACTCCTTTCGCGCAGGCGGATACCGCTCCGGCCCAGGATCAGCGCATCCAAAATCTGGTTGCAAACGGCGGCAACGACACCGTTCTGCCGATCATGGGAACGGACGGTGAGGATGATCTCTCCGGTACCGCTGGAAAGGACTCGATCTTTGCCAAGAATGGCGACGATCGCGTCCGCAGCCTCGATGGCGACGATCTCGTGCTGGGCGGCGGCGGTGACGACGTCATCGAGGGTGGCGACGGCAACGATCGTGTCGAGGGCGGCGAGGGCAACGACTTCGTCTTCGGCGACGCTGGTAATGATACCGTGCTGGGCGGTGCGGGCGACGACCGTCTTCGCGGCAATGACGGCAACGATATGCTGGCCGGCGGCATCGGCAATGACAATCTCAACGGCGGTGCGGGTTCGGACGCCTATGCCTACAAGCTGGGCGATGGGTCTGACATCGTTACCGAAGCGGCGAACACGCCGGCGGATACCGATACGCTGGCGCTCGTTGACATCAATGCTGCGAACGTCACGTTCCGCCGGCTCGGTAACGACACCCAGATCGAGCTCTCCAACGGCAGCGTGATCACGCTGAAGGACCAGCAGACTGGCGGTGGCGTCGAGAAGGTGACCTTCGCCAACGGTCAGGAACTCGATCGCAACGGCATCAACGGCGCAATCGTTAATCGCGGGCCGGTGGCAGTCGATGACACCGCAGCAACCGTTGCGGAGGATGCGGCCGCGTTCGTCATCCCGCTCGCCGACATACTCGGCAACGATACCGATGCCGATCTTGACATGCTCTCAATCACGGCTCTTGCCAATATCGTGGGTGGCACGGCCGAGATCGTAGCCGGCGGCATCCGGTTCACGCCGGCCGCCAACTTCAGCGGACCGGCGTCGTTCGAGTATACCATCAGCGACAGCCACGGCGGTTCGGATATCGGCAAGGTCAGTTTCAACGTGACCGCCGTGAACGATGCGCCGACGGTGACGTCGCCGGTGACGGCGAACACCAACGAGGACACCGCGCTGGTCGGCCAAGTCGTCGCAAGCGATGCGGAGGGCAATGCGCTGACCTACCAGGCGGGTACCGCCCAGCACGGCACGGTGAGCGTCAATGCCCAGGGCCAGTACACCTACACGCCGGT encodes:
- a CDS encoding choice-of-anchor I family protein, which produces MALGPGSIAFIAFNADGNDGFAFIVIDPIAAGTIIRFSDNEWNGLAIGSGGAFNTGEGGLTWTNGESELAAGTIVEFLNTSSAGTRSANIGTISGGTIALGNSDESIYAFVGTSESAPATFLTAVTNTNGGFNSAASGSLAGTGLTAGSTALVLPRTDGADVAAYDPTLGGLYFASRAAALAAFNSTTNFVAQSGSGDQNADETTPDAPFLTDPQSPIAGVTFTIQSGTPPQTVAFATGSVPVSHAESNAGTTAFSFTVERTGGTTGDVNFSGQLTSAAANAADFNGAAAVPFAFNGTIPAGQASVTVTIQINGDTTVEPDENFTLTLQTVSNSDAAVSTSLGAQATANGTIQNDDAAAPGNVIGGITILDEAPSLQGDAVTPTATNEIQLVRLGNYVPAAGTNAEVVSFDPTTDRAYVLNTIGNTIDIVAIDASGAVSLVSSIDLTVLDGFNGANSVAIKNGILAVAYASEVPGANGFVALFDANGALINTVEVGAGPDQVVFTADGLKLLVANEGEPGTIALPGGGSQLINPEGSVSIIDLSGGGANAAVASTISFDGLDGFEAVLKQAGVALLTGQTASADIEPEYITVSPDGTRAYVTLQEVNAVAVIDLTDPAATKPLAILPLGGVDRSLAGNAFDGIDRGGINIQNADVVGLLQPDAIASFAVGGETYFVTANEGDARVELDDESNLADVALDPTAYPNAAALQNNTTGLGRLRVRSDLGDTDGDGDIDQVFAYGGRGISIFKQNADGTITKVRETGGEFEAIIARDFAARFNIDTAEGGGGGATDNRSDNKGPEPEGVDIGVIDGRTYAFVGLERVGGVMVYDVTDPANATYVGYQPPLAGEGNAPEVTRFISAADSPTGTALVLTANEGNSTAGFAGAGLTVYAALPQGYTQEVRVASSSTSVSQLEGNTGTTAFTFTVERTNGTIGSVDVTLQLAAGAANGANAQDFAGVMNLPSNVTVTIPAGQASATVTINVAGDTAFEVNETFTATITGATTTEQGVTAAVSATQAVATGTIQNDDAMHIYDVQGAGHRSAFVGQQVTVRGIVTAIDASGTENGGNNPVGYYIQDAVGDGDYRTSDGVFVFLGTGASVTIPSGIVVGAEVQLTATVSEFASTNQLSTTQLNPVAGTTSVLSTGNALPTAVRVGDVDNLTTGLERKPALVSLGDDDVDTAPPAGTYDPVNQGSDFWESLEGMRVTLEDVRVTSPFHSAFDEQFVTPDVGANSSTNSRGGLTISDTTPGTTQPADKVFDFNPERIQLDDEAGVALLTNLQTGDHLGDVTGVVNYANGQYEVNTTEAYGPVTAANLQKETTTIVENLDRIRVATFNVENLAPVGQPVDGVATPASKFAGLAAAIVGNLKSPEIIALQEVLDNDGATSSSTTSASETLSQLIDAIAAAGGPRYVAIDSPPIDNIGGIPNGNQRVAYLYDPEAVSPTARNGLTDIVSDADGVKVQQFASANQIGQGNTDFTATRKSLPMEWSPVGYTDEQGGTFWTVNNHLSSKGGSAPLYTSLLDLPLYADPINGSAQQTGTSNEREGQAETINAFVDGLLANGSATDDRIVVLGDLNDFQFFPVVDLITGQLTRTTASPDGTPSIFTPGTAVLSELISKLPENERYSYNFDGNAQALDHILVSNNLFDSAQFDIVHINSEFIDQLSDHDPSVSSLVMSRSAAIATAGNDVFDQAAYTAKFGARGSLAGNDTINGLGGDDRIAGGGGNDVLDGGANGGAGDIAVFTGARSNYAVTLQGGSFVITDTRTGSSDGIDIITNVERFEFADRTLTAAELTDATGPTLTGATPADNATVVAAGNNIVLTFDEAVAAGTGNIVISNGAGDIRTIAINDASQVTISGNTVTINPTADLAAGAAYDVTLASGVITDVAGNAFGGIAQDQLDFTVAAPLTYKLQILHASDFEAGLKAIDDAPRFAAIVDRLEDTFASSITLASGDNYIPSPFFNAASDPALAAFFPPSIGRADIRILNSIGIEASVIGNHEFDPGPRDVQNLIRPVADPDGAGPLGGYEGTQFAYLAANLNFAGEPDLAPNAQTTPLTEATFGVGPSGGRRIAPSTILEENGEKIGVVGVTTPVFEDITTPGGVRIVGPRTLETDADFIALAATIQPAIDALIAQGVNKIIIVSQLQELENEQKLITFLRGVDVVIAGGSNTLLSDGNDVLRPGDVSEGEYAQIIANAEGKNTVLVNTDGNYKYVGRLVLEFDANGDIIPGSLDPSINGAYATDDAGLARVYEGSGIDPFAEGSRGDAVRDVTTVIDGIITQKDAVTFGRTDVYLEGRRGEVRSQETNLGNLWADANLWYAKSGYDDAVQISIKNGGGIRDSIGSISSEGDGAELPPAANPEVGKEAGEVSQLDIENSLRFNNALSLVTLTPQQLLEALENGVSNPGGIFAQVGGLRFSYDLTRPVGDRIRSVSLVDENEHVIAVVVADGEVVADAPAAIRMVTLSFLIGGANPNAPGGFNRPDGFRFAEYIAANPAFANRIDLSPDNLPADDVAARTGAATFTDDGFEQDALAEYFAAKFADTPFAQADTAPAQDQRIQNLVANGGNDTVLPIMGTDGEDDLSGTAGKDSIFAKNGDDRVRSLDGDDLVLGGGGDDVIEGGDGNDRVEGGEGNDFVFGDAGNDTVLGGAGDDRLRGNDGNDMLAGGIGNDNLNGGAGSDAYAYKLGDGSDIVTEAANTPADTDTLALVDINAANVTFRRLGNDTQIELSNGSVITLKDQQTGGGVEKVTFANGQELDRNGINGAIVNRGPVAVDDTAATVAEDAAAFVIPLADILGNDTDADLDMLSITALANIVGGTAEIVAGGIRFTPAANFSGPASFEYTISDSHGGSDIGKVSFNVTAVNDAPTVTSPVTANTNEDTALVGQVVASDAEGNALTYQAGTAQHGTVSVNAQGQYTYTPVLNCNGSDSFVIQVSDGIAAPVDVVVNVTVAAVNDAPTVTSPVAANTSEDTPLVGQIAASDVDGNVLSYQAGTAQHGTVTVNAQGQYTYTPALNYNGSDSFVIQVSDGIAPPVDAVVNVTVAAVNDAPITVDDAATVGENQSTVFALTANDSDVEDGVPPTLTAFEVTGVSGINLSNAAAQSAFSINQSGQLQFNPGNLFDGLNDGESATVSIRYTAQDSAHAPSTGNFTLTVAGETDANVINGTNGSNLLFGTEGVDLVNARGSADIVFGQGGDDIVNAGAGNDFLFGGAGKDILRGEAGRDILFGENGNDTLAGGQGADQLFGGQGNDTFVFQRGDGRDTVFDFQSGAGSDDVIQLDAAAFADFNALMQSGAVSNTQIGTEIQYTDGSSITLVGVNKATLTVDDFRFA